In Pyrus communis chromosome 1, drPyrComm1.1, whole genome shotgun sequence, the following are encoded in one genomic region:
- the LOC137743148 gene encoding deSI-like protein At4g17486, whose amino-acid sequence MGLENTSRRGGGIENSSKGYETQVVLNVYDLTPLNNYTVWFGLGIFHSGIEVHGKEYGFGAHDFPVSGVFEVEPRSCPGFIYRCSVQLGRINMPPSEFRTFIEHVAAEYHGDTYHLISKNCNHFTDDMARRLTEKQVPGWVNRLARLGALCSCLLPESLQVTTVKQIPEYHHESDSLEEDGTETLSITTPRESAEVDDDQEKRLLSPLASLSPVAGSGDVTFVKEAQK is encoded by the exons ATGGGGTTGGAGAACACCTCTCGACGCGGCGGCGGGATTGAAAACAGCAGCAAGGGCTACGAGACACAGGTGGTGTTGAATGTCTACGACCTCACCCCCCTCAATAATTACACCGTCTGGTTCGGTCTCGGAATCTTTCACTCCGGTATTGAAG TCCATGGCAAAGAGTATGGTTTTGGAGCCCATGACTTCCCAGTTAGTGGAGTTTTTGAAGTGGAACCAAGGAGCTGCCCAGGTTTCATTTATCGATGTTCCGTTCAACTTGGCCGTATAAATATGCCTCCCTCTGAATTTAGGACATTTATTGAGCATGTTGCGGCAGAGTATCATGGGGATACCTATCACCTCATCTCCAAGAATTGTAACCATTTCACGGATGACATGGCACGTAGGTTGACAGAAAAACAGGTTCCTGGATGGGTGAATCGACTTGCTCGCCTAG GTGCCTTGTGCAGTTGTCTTCTTCCCGAAAGCCTTCAAGTGACCACTGTTAAACAGATACCCGAATACCATCATGAGTCAG ATTCTCTAGAAGAAGATGGTACTGAAACCCTATCAATCACAACGCCTCGTGAGTCAGCGGAAGTTGATGATGATCAAGAAAAACGCCTGCTGTCTCCACTGGCTTCACTTTCACCGGTGGCGGGAAGTGGAGATGTAACTTTCGTTAAAGAGGCTcaaaagtga
- the LOC137716172 gene encoding protein kinase PINOID 2-like yields MAAITTKDDSDYDSSCSSITVPDSSRSWMSNLSFSSRRQSSVSVCSSTTEASLLSSAHKPHKANQPAWEAMRRLRSSKGRVGLDHFRLLRRLGSGDIGNVYLCQIRNPVVGLPQCFYAMKVVDREALAIRKKLHRAEMEKEILDMLDHPFLPTLYAEFDASHYSCLVMEFCPGGDLFAARQRLPGKCFSISSARFYAAETLLALEYLHMMGIVYRDLKPENVLVREDGHIMLSDFDLSLKCDVVPKLLRRKSELESDQKSAKSSSMSYCAAAPMQPVLSCFSASHKKKKGTVTTITEQVGADNDVNHDYDDDYKELNPEMVAEPIHARSKSFVGTHEYLAPEVISGQGHGSAVDWWTFGVFLYEMLYGRTPFKGENNEKTLINILKQPLRFPRVVVSSSKELEEMVRVQDLISKLLVKNPKKRIGSLKGSVEIKRHHFFKGVNWALIRSVRPPHVPNSDLHNKNRNNRVNYLPKLSKKERDEPFQIPHHVDYF; encoded by the exons ATGGCAGCCATAACAACCAAAGACGATTCGGACTATGACAGCAGCTGCTCATCCATAACGGTTCCAGATTCGAGCCGGAGCTGGATGAGCAACCTGAGCTTCAGCAGCCGCCGCCAGAGCTCGGTCTCCGTTTGCTCCTCCACCACTGAAGCCTCTCTGCTTTCCTCTGCTCACAAGCCCCACAAGGCCAACCAACCTGCATGGGAAGCCATGCGGCGGCTCCGCAGCTCCAAAGGCCGAGTTGGGCTCGACCATTTTCGGCTCCTCCGCCGCCTAGGAAGCGGCGACATTGGAAATGTGTACCTTTGCCAGATAAGAAACCCAGTTGTGGGTTTGCCGCAGTGCTTTTACGCGATGAAAGTGGTTGACAGAGAAGCACTTGCTATAAGAAAGAAGCTGCACAGAGCTGAGATGGAGAAGGAGATTCTGGACATGCTTGATCACCCTTTTTTGCCTACTCTCTACGCTGAGTTTGATGCTTCTCACTACTCATGCTTGGTTATGGAGTTTTGCCCCGGCGGCGACTTGTTCGCTGCCCGTCAACGCCTCCCCGGAAAATGCTTCAGCATCTCATCTGCTAG GTTTTACGCGGCGGAGACACTGTTAGCTCTAGAGTATCTGCACATGATGGGGATTGTTTACAGAGACTTGAAGCCTGAAAATGTACTGGTTAGAGAGGATGGACACATCATGCTCTCAGATTTTGATCTCTCCCTCAAATGTGACGTGGTTCCAAAATTGCTAAGGCGAAAATCGGAGCTAGAATCGGACCAGAAGAGCGCAAAGAGTTCATCAATGTCGTATTGTGCTGCCGCGCCCATGCAGCCTGTGCTCTCTTGCTTCTCTGCCTCtcacaagaaaaagaagggcACAGTCACAACTATAACAGAACAAGTTGGTGCTGATAATGATGTTAATCATGATTATGATGATGATTATAAAGAGCTGAACCCGGAAATGGTGGCCGAACCAATCCACGCCCGCTCCAAGTCATTCGTGGGGACCCACGAGTACTTGGCGCCTGAGGTGATCTCAGGGCAAGGCCATGGAAGCGCGGTGGACTGGTGGACATTCGGAGTGTTTTTGTATGAAATGTTGTACGGGCGGACGCCTTTCAAAGGAGAAAACAATGAGAAAACCCTAATCAACATTCTTAAGCAGCCATTAAGGTTTCCAAGAGTTGTGGTCAGCAGCAGCAAAGAGCTTGAGGAAATGGTCAGAGTTCAAGACTTGATTAGCAAGCTACTGGTGAAGAATCCCAAGAAGAGAATTGGGAGCTTAAAGGGATCTGTGGAGATCAAAAGGCATCATTTCTTTAAGGGTGTGAATTGGGCTTTGATTAGGTCAGTTAGGCCCCCTCATGTCCCTAATAGTGATTTGCATAATAAGAATAGGAATAATCGAGTTAATTACTTGCCTAAGTTAAGCAAAAAGGAGAGGGATGAACCATTTCAGATCCCTCATCATGTTGATTATTTCTAA
- the LOC137743136 gene encoding uncharacterized protein isoform X1, translating into MSEKPVANRGSVLCTLAAEEFGQWYLLEGRNMNFTGPSVGSGGRTARRAFEFGRTYVVRPKGKHQATVVWLHGLGDNGSSWSQLLESLPLPNIKWICPTAPTQPISVLGGFPSTAWFDVGELSEDAPDDVEGLDASATHVAKLLSTEPDDIKLGIGGFSMGAATALYSATCFSTRKYGNGSQYPCNLSAVVGLSGWLPCSKTLSKKLEEVDEAARRAASIPLLLCHGKSDDVVPYKFGEKSSQTLSSTGFQNVTFKSYNGLGHYTIPEEMDEVCAWLRSKLGLDGTSS; encoded by the exons ATGAGTGAGAAACCAGTGGCGAATCGAG GATCTGTGCTCTGTACACTTGCTGCAGAGGAGTTTGGTCAGTGGTATTTACTTGAGGGACGTAATATGAACTTTACTGGTCCATCTGTTGGTTCTG GTGGTAGAACTGCTAGGAGGGCGTTTGAGTTTGGAAGAACCTATGTAGTCAGACCTAAAGGCAAACACCAGGCCACCGTAGTTTGGCTACATGGCCTCGGCGATAATGGTTCAAG CTGGTCCCAGCTCTTGGAATCCCTCCCTCTTCCAAAT ATTAAGTGGATCTGTCCAACTGCTCCTACTCAGCCAATTTCAGTTCTTGGTGGCTTTCCTTCCACTGCTT GGTTTGATGTTGGAGAACTTTCAGAAGATGCTCCGGATGATGTAGAGGGTTTGGATGCTTCTGCAACACATGTCGCAAAATTGTTATCGACAGAGCCTGATGACA TTAAACTTGGCATTGGAGGTTTTAGTATGGGTGCAGCTACTGCACTATACTCCGCCACCTGCTTCTCTACAAGAAAATATGGGAATGGTAGTCAATACCCATGCAATCTGAGTGCCGTTGTTGGACTTAGCGGATGGCTTCCATGTTCCAA GACCTTGAGTAAGAAGTTAGAAGAAGTAGATGAAGCTGCAAGGCGTGCTGCCTCCATTCCGCTTTTGTTATGTCATGGGAAAA GTGATGATGTGGTTCCTTACAAGTTTGGTGAGAAATCGTCGCAGACCTTAAGTTCAACTGGCTTTCAGAATGTGACATTCAAATCCTACAACGG GCTTGGTCATTATACAATTCCGGAAGAGATGGACGAGGTTTGTGCTTGGCTAAGATCAAAGTTGGGGCTTGACGGGACTTCTTCATAG
- the LOC137743489 gene encoding G-type lectin S-receptor-like serine/threonine-protein kinase At1g11410: MQFTNRLDFWDGHEFNFFYKSTSDNLNVSSSWQTNEIYVTFSNKNSSMPSWFVLSSDGLIYEFMMIGNEIKNVDYSRCDDTMAISSTHCLVRQSSACSKRESFSNVKGMLPSYLFPSWPIRIDPYDCEILCRNNCSCVAYTYDSLPDDGTICQLYYGNKIDLQKLVGTGNSTIYVRGNASKSGIYGFRNGTRDSMRLLLSQLSSDDNASCPNLTELGRQKDHELPLLSYSFIVTSTNNFSLPNKLGQGRFGPVYKAWNLWKSGRAAELMDSTLADSTSMESLVHCIQVGLLCVQDNAEDRPTMSDVVSMLNNEGATLPTPKQPTYSNLTTEVDKPINQLPSVNLLTFSEVEAR, translated from the exons ATGCAGTTTACCAACAGATTGGACTTTTGGGATGGCCAtgagtttaatttcttctaCAAAAGCACGTCAGATAATCTCAACGTGAGTTCTAGTTGGCAAACTAATGAGATTTATGTTACTTTTAGCAATAAAAATAGTAGCATGCCTTCATGGTTCGTGTTATCCTCGGATGGGCTGATTTATGAGTTCATGATGATAGGAAATGAGATTAAGAATGTGGATTATTCACGTTGTGATGACACAATGGCAATCAGTTCTACTCATTGTTTGGTGAGGCAATCATCAGCGTGCTCAAAAAGAGAGAGTTTCTCAAATGTCAAAGGAATGCTGCCGAGTTATTTGTTTCCAAGTTGGCCAATTCGGATAGATCCTTATGACTGCGAGATCTTATGCAGGAACAATTGCTCATGTGTTGCATATACATATGATTCTTTGCCAGATGATGGAACTATATGTCAACTTTATTATGGAAATAAAATTGATCTTCAAAAACTGGTCGGGACAGGTAACAGCACCATTTATGTGCGTGGTAACGCCTCTAAATCTG GAATTTATGGATTCCGTAATGGCACGAGAGATAGTATGAGGCTATTATTGTCGCAGTTGAGCTCCGATGATAATGCTAGCTGTCCAAATCTTACAGAACTTGGAAGGCAGAAGGATCATGAGTTGCCACTGCTTAGCTATTCATTCATAGTGACATCCACTAATAATTTCTCTCTTCCAAATAAGCTCGGGCAAGGTCGTTTCGGGCCTGTTTATAAG GCTTGGAATTTATGGAAATCTGGGCGAGCAGCAGAGTTGATGGATTCAACACTGGCTGATTCAACTTCAATGGAAAGCCTTGTACACTGCATTCAGGTGGGTCTGTTATGTGTCCAAGACAATGCAGAAGATAGGCCAACCATGTCGGATGTTGTTTCAATGTTGAACAATGAAGGGGCAACTTTACCTACCCCTAAGCAGCCTACATATTCGAATTTAACGACAGAGGTTGATAAACCAATAAATCAATTGCCTTCTGTAAATCTATTAACATTTTCTGAAGTAGAAGCACGATAA
- the LOC137717896 gene encoding uncharacterized protein — protein MTTMNEPPLSRRRRPTCQQPKKLKLVCCFNGAFRPRPPTGKLRYVGGEARIVSVDRNIGFSKLRSNILDLCPSINSTFTLKFQLPCSGSGSDSAAPLALIASDDDVRCMIEEYDKLELYGKSPRLWVFVCCRNGSDNVNGYVNCVKGVNFSDGFESESEHVGTHRRHLSGGALVEKKAAVKNFGGVRSGDESLRKMVLKQQLLAKQSAFRRRFGTSENDVEIGFLGESQKCESCDQGRDLLDDRLGSNCCDNVGSLRVEGKSFGQCCPAWSGRILCNGVGRSSQEVATALPAKPLPGCNGCCSDVKQDFGNNAMAGISYVNRENVMPLEANCDLVKNGLSCNSGADSLAGTTAYPVKSSYSGDMVWGGLRSGIRNHRFGVNDARNQRCCQYHVRNHHRSNMTEMRIRRMKQGISAWKCYPGLRPNLNIAKQGQSLRVYHPSIWRQCSGFPEHAVKERVRMTDSCSTKDNYLIDVLYGNEKRSKRSGPAVSQQRNYNPSKSYSGFCGAFTGVGKQSLMSSNAIESSSSSVKTMDILEDLLTGSDFGKCDGPYQTSHENFHGMSGNCEFQKEMRLLDSHEVANTSDFPNDVGCSIEIRLDGDNKLATGEAVIDALHNFKNGINDIQVSCSRGPASLSVSLHNLSLSSSKEVEALQLSSHASSVVCSDVLLKHQSKPIDLMDEGQLTPVHCVDKSNRVAHNPTSQNSAKTEKGNVHDEELRQDPSSIITFDEKANNKVIGGTSSDLAAFYSHLATQELQTIKYSDLEFMKELGSGTYGTVYYGKWKGSDVAIKKIKPSCFTEDTVKQERLHADFWKEADILGQLHHPNIVAFYGVVSDGPVTDLATLTEYMVNGSLKQVLRKKDRTIDRRKRLIIAMDAAFGLQYLHEKNIVHFDLKSHNFLLNMRDPQRPVCKNGDLGLSKIKQRTLVSGGVRGTVPWMAPELLSGKNNLVTEKVDVYSFGIVMWELLTGEEPYGDLRSEEIVAGIMKGSLQPEIPSWCDPAWRSLMERCWSFDPKSRPPFSEFAKELRAMSAAMNIK, from the exons atgacAACCATGAATGAGCCACCTCTCTCCCGTCGCAGAAGGCCCACTTGCCAGCAGCCCAAGAAGCTGAAGCTCGTCTGCTGCTTCAACGGCGCATTCCGCCCCCGCCCGCCGACCGGGAAGCTACGCTACGTCGGCGGCGAGGCCAGAATTGTGTCCGTGGACCGTAACATCGGGTTCTCGAAGCTCCGATCAAATATTTTGGATCTTTGCCCCAGCATTAACTCCACATTCACTCTCAAGTTCCAGCTCCCGTGTTCCGGCTCCGGCTCCGATTCCGCCGCCCCTCTCGCCCTCATCGCGTCAGATGACGACGTTCGGTGCATGATCGAAGAGTACGACAAGCTCGAGCTGTACGGTAAGTCCCCAAGGCTCtgggtttttgtttgttgtAGAAATGGCAGTGATAATGTCAATGGTTATGTGAATTGCGTGAAAGGTGTGAACTTTAGTGATGGGTTTGAGTCAGAGAGCGAACATGTAGGGACCCACCGCCGCCATTTGAGCGGCGGAGCTCTGGTGGAGAAGAAGGCGGCGGTGAAGAACTTTGGAGGCGTACGGTCCGGCGATGAATCGCTGAGAAAAATGGTGCTGAAACAGCAATTGCTTGCAAAGCAATCGGCTTTTCGCCGTCGTTTTGGTACTAGTGAGAACGATGTGGAAATAGGGTTTTTGGGTGAATCCCAAAAGTGTGAATCTTGTGATCAGGGCAGAGACTTGTTGGATGACAGATTAGGGAGTAATTGTTGTGATAATGTAGGGAGTTTGAGGGTGGAAGGTAAGAGTTTTGGGCAGTGCTGTCCGGCATGGTCGGGTCGGATTTTGTGTAATGGGGTTGGGAGGTCGAGTCAGGAGGTAGCAACTGCTCTGCCTGCGAAACCATTACCGGGTTGTAATGGTTGTTGTAGTGATGTTAAGCAGGATTTTGGAAACAATGCAATGGCTGGGATTAGTTATGTGAACAGAGAAAACGTTATGCCTTTGGAGGCCAATTGTGATTTGGTGAAGAACGGATTGAGCTGTAATTCTGGTGCTGATTCTTTGGCTGGAACTACTGCGTATCCTGTGAAGTCTTCTTATAGTGGTGATATGGTGTGGGGAGGCTTAAGGAGCGGGATTCGTAACCATAGATTTGGTGTGAATGATGCTAGAAATCAGCGGTGTTGTCAGTACCATGTTCGGAATCATCATAGGAGCAACATGACTGAGATGCGGATCCGACGAATGAAGCAGGGGATTTCAGCTTGGAAATGCTACCCCGGACTTAGGCCGAATTTGAACATTGCAAAGCAAGGGCAGTCTCTGAGAGTATATCATCCGAGTATATGGAGGCAATGTTCTGGTTTTCCTGAGCATGCAGTGAAAGAAAGGGTGAGGATGACGGATTCTTGTTCAACGAAAGACAACTACTTGATCGATGTGCTATATGGTAATGAGAAACGTAGTAAACGGAGTGGCCCTGCAGTTTCACAGCAAAGGAATTATAATCCGAGCAAATCCTATTCAGGTTTTTGTGGTGCATTTACTGGCGTGGGAAAACAATCTCTCATGAGTTCTAATGCCATTGAGAGTTCATCTTCATCTGTGAAGACAATGGACATTCTGGAAGATCTCTTAACTGGTTCTGATTTTGGGAAGTGTGATGGTCCATATCAAACTTCACATGAAAATTTTCATGGAATGTCCGGAAATTGTGAGTTTCAGAAGGAGATGCGCCTGTTGGACTCTCATGAGGTTGCTAACACCTCTGACTTTCCAAATGATGTGGGATGTAGTATTGAAATTAGATTGGATGGTGATAACAAATTGGCTACTGGGGAAGCAGTCATCGACGCTTTACACAATTTCAAAAACGGCATTAATGACATACAGGTCTCATGTAGCAGAGGCCCAGCTTCATTGAGTGTTTCTTTGCATAACCTTTCACTGTCATCATCCAAAGAAGTGGAAGCTCTGCAACTCTCTTCTCATGCCAGCAGTGTTGTGTGTTCTGATGTCTTGCTAAAACATCAATCAAAGCCTATAGATCTCATGGATGAAGGACAATTAACCCCAGTTCATTGTGTTGATAAATCGAACAGAGTTGCACATAACCCTACCTCCCAGAATTCAGCTAAGACAGAGAAAGGTAATGTGCATGATGAGGAGCTTCGACAGGATCCTTCATCTATTATAACCTTTGATGAAAAG GCCAACAATAAAGTTATTGGTGGAACCTCCAGTGACCTTGCTGCGTTTTATTCTCATCTAGCCACTCAAGAGCTTCAG ACTATAAAATATTCTGACCTTGAGTTCATGAAAGAACTCGGTTCAGGAACATATGGAACTGTTTACTATGGAAAATGGAAGGGGTCTGATGTTGCTATAAAGAAGATTAAGCCAAGTTGCTTTACTGAAGACACAGTGAAGCAAGAGCGATTG CATGCTGATTTTTGGAAGGAAGCTGACATACTAGGTCAGCTTCACCACCCAAATATTGTAGCATTCTATGGTGTAGTGTCAGATGGACCAGTGACGGATTTGGCAACGTTGACAGAGTACATGGTGAATGGCTCCTTGAAACAAGTTTTGCGAAAGAAAGATCG GACTATTGATCGTCGAAAGAGGCTGATTATAGCAATGGATGCAGCTTTTGGTTTGCAGTATCTTCATGAGAAGAACATTGTCCATTTTGATCTGAAATCGCATAACTTTCTTTTGAATATGAGGGACCCTCAGCGTCCAGTGTGCAAG AATGGTGATCTGGGCTTATCAAAGATCAAGCAGAGGACACTTGTTTCTGGTGGAGTACGAGGTACCGTACCATGGATGGCTCCTGAACTTTTGAGCGGCAAGAACAACTTGGTGACAGAAAAG GTTGATGTCTACTCATTTGGCATTGTGATGTGGGAACTCTTGACTGGGGAGGAACCATATGGAGACCTGCGCTCGGAGGAAATAGTAG CCGGTATAATGAAAGGCAGTCTCCAACCTGAAATCCCAAGCTGGTGCGATCCAGCGTGGAGATCATTAATGGAGAGGTGCTGGTCATTTGATCCCAAATCTAGGCCACCTTTCTCAGAATTTGCGAAGGAGCTACGCGCCATGTCAGCTGCCATGAACATCAAGTGA
- the LOC137743136 gene encoding uncharacterized protein isoform X2 encodes MNFTGPSVGSGGRTARRAFEFGRTYVVRPKGKHQATVVWLHGLGDNGSSWSQLLESLPLPNIKWICPTAPTQPISVLGGFPSTAWFDVGELSEDAPDDVEGLDASATHVAKLLSTEPDDIKLGIGGFSMGAATALYSATCFSTRKYGNGSQYPCNLSAVVGLSGWLPCSKTLSKKLEEVDEAARRAASIPLLLCHGKSDDVVPYKFGEKSSQTLSSTGFQNVTFKSYNGLGHYTIPEEMDEVCAWLRSKLGLDGTSS; translated from the exons ATGAACTTTACTGGTCCATCTGTTGGTTCTG GTGGTAGAACTGCTAGGAGGGCGTTTGAGTTTGGAAGAACCTATGTAGTCAGACCTAAAGGCAAACACCAGGCCACCGTAGTTTGGCTACATGGCCTCGGCGATAATGGTTCAAG CTGGTCCCAGCTCTTGGAATCCCTCCCTCTTCCAAAT ATTAAGTGGATCTGTCCAACTGCTCCTACTCAGCCAATTTCAGTTCTTGGTGGCTTTCCTTCCACTGCTT GGTTTGATGTTGGAGAACTTTCAGAAGATGCTCCGGATGATGTAGAGGGTTTGGATGCTTCTGCAACACATGTCGCAAAATTGTTATCGACAGAGCCTGATGACA TTAAACTTGGCATTGGAGGTTTTAGTATGGGTGCAGCTACTGCACTATACTCCGCCACCTGCTTCTCTACAAGAAAATATGGGAATGGTAGTCAATACCCATGCAATCTGAGTGCCGTTGTTGGACTTAGCGGATGGCTTCCATGTTCCAA GACCTTGAGTAAGAAGTTAGAAGAAGTAGATGAAGCTGCAAGGCGTGCTGCCTCCATTCCGCTTTTGTTATGTCATGGGAAAA GTGATGATGTGGTTCCTTACAAGTTTGGTGAGAAATCGTCGCAGACCTTAAGTTCAACTGGCTTTCAGAATGTGACATTCAAATCCTACAACGG GCTTGGTCATTATACAATTCCGGAAGAGATGGACGAGGTTTGTGCTTGGCTAAGATCAAAGTTGGGGCTTGACGGGACTTCTTCATAG
- the LOC137740954 gene encoding uncharacterized protein has translation MPKDRRGRSVTPDRYRASPYPCSSSHTRWSSPRIPSETEDNVKEWEEARCPVCLEHPHNAVLLICSSYEQGCRPYMCDTSYRHSNCLDQYCKSFSAETSPTIPPEGATQISDTQSSPSATLESTITHVQNDSTIEEVLSSMNAVSCEHQADPKLVCPLCRGEITDWIIVESARCFMNAKSRNCSCETCNYSGTYADLRKHARLEHPLVCPSEADPQRQRTWRSLERQRDIGDLFSSIQSSVGEDRGDDSSSLPVDDGAGWLTIFFLVRVVRPGSSSRSSSWSGTTRTRAQVSMRRRATRLWGESYEGEAASSTLEEDNESSDGDSGVRRRRSARLRRWTTPDNNQP, from the coding sequence ATGCCTAAGGATAGGAGGGGCCGTTCTGTGACTCCTGATAGGTATAGAGCATCTCCTTATCCATGCAGCTCCAGTCATACAAGGTGGTCGTCACCCAGAATTCCTTCAGAAACTGAGGACAATGTGAAAGAATGGGAAGAAGCCAGATGCCCCGTTTGCCTGGAGCATCCACATAATGCAGTTCTCCTAATATGTTCATCGTATGAACAAGGGTGCCGCCCTTACATGTGTGACACGAGCTACCGCCATTCAAATTGTCTAGACCAGTACTGCAAGTCATTTTCGGCAGAAACCTCACCAACTATCCCACCAGAAGGAGCAACTCAGATATCAGATACTCAGTCGTCTCCATCTGCAACTCTTGAATCAACAATTACTCATGTGCAAAATGATAGTACAATTGAGGAGGTGCTCTCCTCCATGAATGCCGTATCTTGTGAGCATCAGGCTGATCCGAAGCTCGTGTGCCCCCTCTGCCGTGGGGAGATAACAGATTGGATTATTGTTGAGTCTGCTCGTTGTTTCATGAATGCGAAATCAAGAAATTGTTCTTGTGAGACATGTAATTATAGCGGAACCTATGCAGATCTCAGGAAGCATGCGAGGCTGGAGCATCCACTAGTGTGCCCATCAGAGGCAGATCCACAGCGACAGCGTACCTGGAGGAGTTTGGAGCGACAGAGGGACATTGGCGACTTGTTCAGCTCAATCCAATCTTCAGTTGGAGAGGATAGGGGTGATGATAGCAGTAGTTTGCCGGTTGATGACGGTGCGGGCTGGCTAACCATATTCTTTCTAGTTAGAGTAGTTCGACCCGGGTCCAGTTCAAGGAGCAGCAGCTGGTCTGGTACCACAAGAACCAGAGCACAAGTTAGTATGAGAAGGAGAGCAACCAGGCTTTGGGGGGAGAGCTACGAGGGCGAAGCAGCATCTTCTACTCTAGAAGAGGATAACGAGTCTTCAGATGGCGACTCGGGTGTTAGGAGGAGACGCAGTGCGCGCCTTCGGCGATGGACAACACCGGACAACAACCAGCCGTGA
- the LOC137729327 gene encoding probable receptor-like protein kinase At5g20050, translating into MEDRKAKIVAASSIITLVVFIIVARISLKLSPTFFLICGAGVAVILAVFVWLVIRHQYNFRRRLLESKHASEGRELRVEYSFLRKVAGVPTKFRYKELEDATDHFETLVGKGASASVYKGILSDGTQVAVKKLDVEERGEREFKSEVAAIASLQHINLVRLLGYCCVPAGPRFLVYDFIPNGSLDLWIFSQKGRSIRCGGCLPWDSRYRVAVDVAKALSYLHHDCRSRILHLDVKPENILLDENYRAIVADFGLSKLMGKDESRVMTTIRGTRGYLAPEWLLEHGISEKTDVYSYGMVLLEMIGGRRNVSFIEMGEANDKSHRKREFFPKIVIEKMRDGKLMEVVDQRLIESGGMDEKEVKRLVHIALWCIQERARLRPTMSHVVEMLEGRTPVEEPPDTQMVVVDFSAMDEEAANGNRRPKIGGAALAAKMGSNDASASTWSYGDAMSMITPR; encoded by the coding sequence ATGGAGGACAGAAAAGCTAAGATAGTAGCTGCATCGTCGATCATCACTCTCGTTGTCTTCATAATCGTTGCGCGAATCTCTCTCAAACTTTCCCCAACTTTCTTTCTCATTTGTGGGGCAGGTGTTGCTGTGATCCTTGCTGTGTTTGTATGGCTAGTGATCAGACATCAGTACAATTTCCGGAGAAGGCTCTTGGAATCAAAACATGCATCAGAAGGCCGCGAGCTGCGCGTGGAGTATAGTTTTCTTCGAAAAGTTGCAGGGGTTCCTACGAAGTTTAGGTACAAGGAGCTAGAGGATGCAACAGATCATTTCGAGACACTGGTTGGGAAAGGGGCTTCAGCTTCTGTTTACAAAGGGATTCTAAGTGATGGGACTCAAGTGGCAGTGAAAAAGCTCGATGTAGAGGAGCGCGGAGAGAGGGAATTTAAGTCAGAAGTTGCGGCAATTGCAAGCCTGCAACATATCAATCTTGTGCGCCTTCTCGGTTATTGTTGTGTTCCTGCAGGACCGCGTTTCTTGGTTTATGATTTCATCCCAAATGGATCGTTGGATTTGTGGATTTTCTCTCAAAAGGGAAGGTCTATTCGGTGTGGTGGGTGCTTGCCTTGGGACTCTAGGTACAGGGTTGCAGTTGATGTTGCTAAAGCGCTTTCTTACCTGCATCATGATTGCAGGTCAAGGATTTTGCACCTTGATGTGAAGCCGGAGAACATACTTTTGGATGAGAATTACAGAGCAATTGTGGCGGATTTTGGCCTTTCGAAACTAATGGGGAAAGACGAGAGTAGAGTTATGACCACGATTCGGGGGACTAGAGGCTACTTAGCTCCTGAGTGGCTCTTGGAGCATGGAATTTCTGAAAAAACGGATGTGTACAGTTATGGAATGGTGCTTCTTGAGATGATCGGAGGGCGGAGAAACGTTAGCTTTATCGAAATGGGCGAAGCCAACGACAAGTCTCACAGGAAAAGGGAGTTTTTTCCCAAAATTGTGATTGAAAAAATGAGAGACGGCAAGCTTATGGAAGTTGTTGATCAAAGGCTAATAGAAAGCGGAGGCATGGATGAAAAGGAGGTAAAAAGACTTGTTCATATAGCTTTGTGGTGCATACAAGAGAGGGCTAGGCTTAGGCCTACCATGTCACATGTGGTGGAAATGCTCGAGGGCCGGACGCCCGTGGAGGAGCCTCCCGACACCCAAATGGTGGTTGTCGATTTTTCAGCAATGGATGAAGAGGCGGCGAACGGCAATAGGAGGCCAAAGATTGGTGGTGCCGCCTTGGCAGCAAAAATGGGGAGTAATGATGCATCCGCATCAACATGGTCATATGGAGATGCAATGTCCATGATAACTCCAAGATAG